A single Pseudomonas brassicacearum DNA region contains:
- a CDS encoding MoaD/ThiS family protein, with protein sequence MAVVHFPRQFMFYTEQHKTYVTEGLCVSDVLNNLTARFPDLIGPVFSEDLYPLPFVGLFVDGMPVTSEHDRRCPLDSNAQLILINAVAGG encoded by the coding sequence ATGGCCGTCGTACACTTTCCCCGGCAGTTCATGTTTTACACCGAACAGCATAAAACATACGTCACTGAGGGCTTGTGTGTCAGCGATGTACTGAACAATCTGACCGCACGGTTTCCCGACCTGATTGGCCCGGTCTTCTCTGAGGACCTGTACCCGCTGCCGTTCGTGGGGTTGTTCGTCGACGGCATGCCCGTGACCAGTGAGCATGATCGCCGTTGTCCCCTGGACAGCAATGCGCAATTGATTCTGATCAACGCAGTGGCAGGTGGCTGA
- a CDS encoding YcaO-like family protein, protein MQRLSSSLRRRSAEETLKSIVNNMAPRLGITRVTDTTWLDRIGIPVFASIRPDALKGSLCVNAGKGLRSAEAKIGAYMEAIEFSLAQYNTAQLKLLKTTPRQLIESHEGRIVFNQFCMLYGFSADADSLIMAIEVEDVLRKQKVLAPAELVFIPYPENPGQQLFGESSSGLASGNDLVEASVHAVCELMERDVQAFNHLHDRSCLVNLDRYSAETDSLINKINDAGLSLSVRYTENCFGLAYFQAFIMEESSQAPISVATGSGLHPIKEIALIRAICEAAQSRLSHIHGGRDDIIERVKYFEKKGRSVELHAISRLRTVATSRDQMIDYSSIDCQEAAIPTIESAWELLIERLQSVGLSTVLRVLLSKATDDITVIRIIIPGLEAFEPGLKRVGPRLLTYVKQCA, encoded by the coding sequence ATGCAAAGGCTTAGTTCAAGCCTTCGTCGCCGCAGTGCCGAAGAAACATTAAAAAGTATCGTCAACAATATGGCCCCGCGCTTGGGCATTACCCGAGTAACCGACACAACTTGGCTGGACCGTATTGGAATTCCGGTATTTGCCAGTATACGACCCGATGCATTGAAGGGTTCGCTGTGCGTAAATGCTGGCAAAGGCCTCAGATCAGCAGAAGCCAAAATAGGCGCGTACATGGAAGCCATCGAGTTCAGCCTTGCGCAATACAACACGGCGCAACTGAAGCTGTTAAAGACCACGCCGAGGCAACTCATTGAAAGCCACGAAGGACGAATAGTTTTCAATCAGTTCTGCATGTTGTATGGCTTCTCTGCCGATGCTGATTCGCTCATCATGGCCATCGAAGTTGAGGATGTATTGCGCAAGCAAAAGGTGCTTGCACCCGCCGAACTGGTGTTCATTCCCTACCCCGAAAACCCCGGGCAACAACTCTTCGGGGAAAGCTCCAGTGGCTTGGCTTCAGGCAATGACTTGGTGGAAGCCTCGGTACACGCTGTTTGCGAACTCATGGAGCGCGATGTCCAAGCCTTTAATCACCTGCATGACCGCTCCTGCCTCGTCAATCTGGACCGCTACAGCGCAGAAACCGACTCCCTCATCAATAAAATCAATGACGCGGGATTAAGCCTGTCGGTTCGTTACACCGAGAACTGTTTTGGCCTGGCCTACTTTCAGGCTTTTATCATGGAAGAATCCTCCCAGGCGCCCATCTCTGTGGCCACCGGTTCAGGGTTACATCCCATCAAGGAAATCGCCTTGATCCGGGCTATCTGCGAGGCGGCCCAAAGCCGTTTAAGCCACATCCACGGGGGCCGGGACGACATCATCGAGCGCGTCAAATACTTCGAGAAGAAGGGCCGTTCGGTCGAACTTCACGCCATCTCACGGTTGCGTACCGTGGCCACTTCCCGGGACCAGATGATTGATTACTCCTCCATCGACTGCCAGGAAGCCGCGATCCCAACGATCGAATCGGCCTGGGAGTTGCTCATTGAGCGGTTGCAAAGTGTCGGGCTCAGTACCGTGCTAAGGGTTTTGCTCAGTAAAGCGACGGACGACATTACTGTGATCAGAATCATAATTCCGGGGCTTGAAGCCTTTGAACCCGGTTTAAAAAGGGTCGGTCCGAGGTTACTTACGTATGTCAAACAATGCGCTTGA
- a CDS encoding TfuA-like protein yields MSNNALETCTLFAGPSLQGIDNQLLCGGGLVLRPPVKRGDIERLVAQSPPSNLAIVDGVFHAHPAVGHAEILDALSAGWRIWGLSSMGAIRACEMDTLGMTGFGEVYRQFASDPDMSDDEVTLIHQAQEPFLSLSEPLIHIRQFLRQWTTERIITPAQEQHILHYLKNMWYGHRTLNCLKEALLALPVAEKQIDNALANFSGYRIKSLDLIDFLKLQPWTRTVKQNVAIRDTV; encoded by the coding sequence ATGTCAAACAATGCGCTTGAGACATGTACGCTGTTTGCGGGCCCCTCCCTGCAAGGAATAGACAATCAGTTACTGTGCGGTGGTGGCTTGGTGTTACGCCCGCCCGTCAAGCGTGGCGATATCGAACGCCTGGTGGCGCAATCGCCCCCTTCGAACCTCGCCATAGTCGATGGCGTGTTCCATGCTCACCCTGCCGTCGGCCATGCCGAGATACTCGACGCCCTGAGTGCGGGTTGGCGCATTTGGGGATTATCCTCCATGGGTGCCATTCGCGCCTGTGAAATGGATACGCTGGGAATGACAGGCTTTGGTGAAGTGTATCGACAATTCGCCAGCGATCCGGACATGTCCGACGACGAAGTGACCCTAATACATCAAGCACAAGAGCCATTTCTTTCGCTCAGCGAACCACTTATTCATATCAGGCAGTTTTTAAGACAGTGGACGACTGAACGGATCATTACGCCGGCACAAGAGCAACACATACTTCATTACCTGAAAAACATGTGGTACGGACATCGAACATTAAATTGCTTGAAAGAAGCCTTGCTGGCACTCCCTGTCGCGGAGAAACAAATAGACAACGCCTTGGCCAATTTTTCCGGCTACAGAATAAAGAGTCTGGACTTGATCGATTTTCTCAAATTACAACCATGGACAAGGACGGTGAAACAGAATGTCGCCATCAGAGATACTGTGTGA
- the moeB gene encoding HesA/MoeB/ThiF family protein codes for MQCNLKTDTSRYARQIILSEVGAQGQQRLKDSKVLVVGAGGLGCPVLLYLAGAGVGTIGIVDNDIVDVSNLHRQILYAIADVGDLKVVAAKRRINQLNPDIVVHTVATTLNPDNVLSLLAEYDIIVDATDNFDAKYLISDACIECEKPMVYASISQFEGQVSVFNYYNRHTQQRGPCFRDLFKTPPPPHLTQNCSEAGVLGVIPGLLGCFQANEVLKLILRAGEPLSGQLLSIDCLDNTFHLLNINKKTRDRPPARTLGATTTPAWRDSDWLSPDTLHDWIATQAPFQLVDVRDVSEHQQGSLGGRPIPLKDIIKRQEELDTARRIVFYCKSGIRSKAALLAIRTVSQEAELYSLEGGIERYLEIYPNERTSSFFEHP; via the coding sequence ATGCAATGCAACCTGAAGACAGACACCTCCCGTTACGCCCGCCAAATCATCCTCAGCGAAGTCGGCGCTCAGGGGCAACAGCGTCTCAAAGACAGCAAGGTGCTGGTGGTCGGCGCCGGGGGACTGGGCTGCCCGGTACTCTTGTACCTGGCAGGTGCTGGCGTCGGGACGATCGGCATCGTTGATAACGACATTGTCGACGTGAGCAATCTGCACCGACAAATTCTCTATGCGATTGCCGATGTAGGTGACCTGAAAGTAGTGGCAGCCAAACGTCGCATCAATCAGTTGAACCCCGACATCGTAGTCCACACCGTTGCCACCACGCTGAACCCGGACAACGTCCTTTCGCTGCTGGCGGAATACGACATCATCGTCGACGCTACTGATAACTTCGACGCCAAATACCTCATCAGTGACGCCTGTATCGAGTGTGAAAAACCGATGGTTTACGCCTCAATCAGTCAGTTCGAGGGGCAGGTGTCGGTATTTAATTATTACAACCGGCACACTCAACAACGGGGGCCGTGCTTCCGGGATCTGTTCAAAACACCGCCGCCACCGCACTTGACACAAAACTGTTCGGAAGCGGGCGTTCTTGGCGTCATACCTGGCTTGCTCGGTTGCTTTCAGGCCAACGAAGTACTCAAGCTCATCCTTCGTGCCGGGGAGCCATTGAGCGGGCAATTGTTGTCTATCGACTGCCTGGACAACACCTTCCACCTGTTGAACATCAACAAAAAAACACGGGACCGTCCCCCTGCGAGAACGCTTGGCGCTACGACCACGCCTGCGTGGCGCGATAGCGACTGGCTATCACCCGACACCCTGCATGACTGGATAGCGACACAAGCGCCATTTCAATTGGTCGATGTGCGCGATGTCAGCGAGCATCAGCAAGGTTCGCTAGGCGGCAGACCGATTCCGCTCAAAGACATCATCAAGCGCCAGGAAGAACTCGATACCGCCCGCCGTATCGTTTTCTATTGCAAATCCGGCATCAGGAGCAAGGCGGCCCTTCTGGCAATTCGTACCGTCAGTCAGGAAGCAGAACTCTATAGCCTTGAGGGTGGCATCGAGCGGTATCTGGAGATTTACCCTAATGAACGTACCTCGTCTTTTTTTGAACACCCCTGA